From a single Flavobacterium sp. genomic region:
- a CDS encoding pyridoxal-phosphate dependent enzyme — protein MKYAKNILETIGNTPLVQLNKITAEVDALVLAKVETFNPGNSVKDRMAVKMIEDAEADGRLKPGGTIIEGTSGNTGMGLALAAIVKGYKCIFVISDKQSKEKSDILRAVGAKVIVCPTDVEPTDPRSYYSVSKKLGDEIPNSWYVNQYDNPSNAIAHYEQTGPEIWEQTEGKITHFVVGVGTGGTISGVAKYLKEKNPNIKIWGIDTYGSVFKKYHETGIFDENEIYSYITEGIGEDILPKNVDFSLIDGFTKVTDKDAAVYTRKIALEEGIFVGNSAGAAVKGLLQLKEHFTPEDVVVVLFHDSGSRYVGKMFNDDWMRERGFLEEEITKAEDLIKEHIDKPLVVVRTEELVSHAIERMRKYKISQIPVIDVNGFVGSVDESDLFQSFISDKNTAERPIRKVMGKPFPIVKIGTPVEDVSKLITKDNQAVLVDLGNGKHHIITKYDIIGSIK, from the coding sequence ATGAAATACGCTAAAAATATATTAGAAACTATTGGTAACACACCTTTAGTACAATTAAATAAAATCACTGCTGAAGTAGATGCATTGGTATTAGCTAAGGTCGAAACTTTTAATCCAGGAAATTCTGTTAAAGATAGAATGGCTGTTAAAATGATTGAAGATGCTGAAGCAGATGGAAGATTAAAACCTGGAGGAACCATCATTGAAGGAACTTCTGGAAACACTGGAATGGGATTAGCGCTAGCTGCTATCGTAAAAGGTTACAAATGTATTTTTGTAATTTCAGACAAGCAATCAAAAGAAAAATCAGATATTCTTCGTGCCGTTGGAGCAAAAGTAATTGTATGTCCAACAGACGTAGAACCAACTGATCCTCGCTCGTATTATTCGGTATCAAAAAAATTAGGAGATGAAATCCCAAATTCTTGGTACGTAAATCAATATGATAATCCAAGTAATGCTATTGCGCATTATGAGCAAACAGGTCCAGAAATTTGGGAACAAACAGAAGGAAAAATCACGCACTTCGTAGTAGGTGTTGGAACGGGTGGAACGATTTCTGGTGTGGCAAAATATTTAAAAGAGAAAAATCCAAACATCAAAATTTGGGGAATTGATACCTATGGTTCAGTTTTTAAAAAATACCACGAAACTGGAATTTTTGATGAGAATGAAATCTATTCGTACATCACAGAAGGAATCGGTGAAGACATTTTACCTAAAAACGTTGATTTTTCATTAATCGATGGTTTTACAAAAGTTACCGATAAAGATGCAGCGGTTTATACAAGAAAAATCGCGTTAGAAGAAGGTATTTTTGTTGGAAACTCCGCTGGAGCTGCTGTAAAGGGTTTATTGCAGTTAAAAGAACACTTTACTCCAGAAGATGTAGTTGTGGTCTTATTTCACGATTCTGGAAGCCGTTATGTTGGAAAAATGTTTAATGATGATTGGATGCGTGAAAGAGGTTTCTTAGAAGAAGAAATCACTAAAGCAGAAGATTTAATAAAAGAACACATTGACAAACCATTAGTTGTAGTTCGTACAGAAGAATTGGTTTCGCACGCCATTGAACGTATGAGAAAATATAAAATTTCTCAAATTCCAGTAATTGATGTGAACGGATTTGTTGGTTCTGTTGATGAATCGGATTTATTTCAAAGTTTTATATCAGATAAAAACACAGCTGAACGTCCAATTCGTAAAGTAATGGGAAAACCATTTCCAATCGTAAAAATTGGAACACCGGTTGAAGATGTTTCTAAGCTTATTACCAAAGATAACCAAGCGGTTTTAGTAGATTTAGGAAATGGAAAACATCACATTATTACTAAATATGATATTATTGGTTCAATAAAATAA
- a CDS encoding putative porin — translation MRFLLFILLFSLSTLSNAQIRNVNGGIGGLPSRNSDPNDTLAKLNKAKNKELLAKAPIDLYKIYTLQKDTTYVDTSLTIQSEYKYNFLRKDIFGLLPFANEGHAYNTLFFGLTNKNVFPNFGFQAKHVNYLESNDIKYYSVPTPLSDLYFKTVMEQGQSLDAFLTVNTKPNLNFSIAYKGLRSLGKYVNNLTSSGNFRFTSSYFTEDKRYFLNAHFTGQDISNQENGGIVNPSEFELSEDPFGERERIKVYFTNATSLLKGNRFFIDHSFKLKKDNPNSLVFTHQFNQEYKFFQFTQPTINSRYGNSYTNSINNKTRYNHFYNKFGIAYKTKSYGDLEFFMDDNHYNYYYNSVVYNSNGTIAIPNSISDRINMVGGNYFYLINGVNVKLHASQSISEQSISNIEASADYSFNEDFKFHFKYQKLNSLPNLNYNLYQSGYINYNWFNNFKNEKVNQFDFSVQSKWIDISATYKVLNDHLYFDNITNNIAILEVKPMQYDNTINYLAVKASKEIKFWKFALDNTILYQKVDQSNDIVNVPQIVTRNTLYFTDYVFKKAMLLQTGVTFQYFTKYYANDYNPIMGEFYVQNETKIGGFPMMDFFINARVKQTRIFLKAEHFNSAWTGYDFYSAPNYPYRDFIVRFGLVWNFFQ, via the coding sequence ATGAGATTTTTACTATTTATACTTTTATTTTCTTTATCAACACTTTCTAATGCACAAATTAGAAATGTTAATGGTGGTATCGGTGGGCTTCCTAGCAGAAATTCCGATCCCAATGATACCCTTGCTAAACTTAACAAGGCTAAGAATAAAGAATTATTAGCGAAAGCTCCAATTGATTTATATAAAATCTATACCCTGCAAAAAGATACTACTTATGTAGATACTTCTCTTACAATTCAAAGCGAGTATAAATATAACTTTCTACGAAAAGATATTTTTGGATTACTTCCATTTGCAAATGAAGGACATGCTTATAATACTTTATTTTTCGGATTAACAAATAAAAATGTTTTTCCAAATTTTGGTTTTCAAGCCAAACATGTTAATTACTTAGAATCAAATGATATAAAGTATTATTCGGTTCCAACACCATTGTCTGATTTGTATTTTAAGACGGTTATGGAACAAGGGCAATCATTAGACGCTTTTTTAACAGTTAATACAAAACCTAATCTTAATTTTTCAATTGCGTATAAAGGATTGCGTTCATTGGGTAAATATGTGAATAATTTAACTAGTTCTGGTAATTTTAGATTTACATCCAGTTATTTTACTGAAGACAAGAGATATTTCTTAAATGCTCATTTTACAGGTCAAGATATTTCAAATCAAGAAAATGGAGGAATTGTCAATCCAAGTGAATTTGAATTAAGTGAAGATCCTTTTGGTGAAAGAGAAAGAATTAAAGTTTATTTTACAAACGCAACGTCACTATTAAAAGGGAATCGATTTTTTATAGATCATTCATTTAAATTAAAAAAGGATAATCCAAATAGTTTAGTTTTTACACATCAATTCAATCAAGAATATAAGTTTTTTCAATTTACTCAACCTACTATAAATTCTCGATATGGGAATTCTTACACCAATAGTATTAATAATAAAACACGTTATAATCATTTCTATAATAAATTTGGGATAGCTTATAAAACTAAATCGTATGGTGATTTAGAGTTTTTTATGGATGATAATCACTATAATTATTATTACAACAGTGTGGTTTATAATTCAAATGGAACAATTGCAATTCCAAATTCAATTTCCGATAGAATTAATATGGTTGGAGGTAATTATTTTTATTTAATTAACGGTGTTAATGTTAAATTACATGCCTCTCAGTCTATTTCTGAACAATCTATTTCAAATATTGAAGCTTCTGCAGATTATTCTTTTAATGAAGATTTTAAATTCCATTTCAAATACCAAAAATTAAATAGTTTGCCTAATTTGAATTATAATTTATATCAAAGTGGTTATATAAATTATAATTGGTTCAACAATTTTAAAAATGAAAAAGTAAACCAATTTGATTTTTCTGTTCAATCAAAATGGATAGACATTTCAGCTACTTACAAAGTGTTAAATGATCATTTGTATTTTGATAATATTACAAATAACATTGCCATTTTAGAAGTAAAACCAATGCAGTATGACAATACTATTAATTATCTTGCTGTGAAAGCTAGTAAAGAAATTAAGTTTTGGAAATTCGCTTTAGACAATACTATTTTATATCAAAAAGTGGATCAATCAAATGATATTGTAAATGTTCCACAAATTGTTACAAGAAATACTTTATATTTCACTGATTATGTATTTAAAAAGGCAATGCTTTTACAAACGGGTGTAACTTTTCAATATTTTACGAAGTATTATGCAAATGATTACAATCCTATAATGGGTGAATTTTATGTTCAAAATGAAACTAAAATAGGTGGATTTCCAATGATGGATTTCTTTATTAATGCTAGAGTAAAACAAACTCGAATTTTCTTAAAAGCAGAACATTTCAACTCGGCTTGGACAGGTTACGATTTTTATTCAGCACCAAATTATCCATATAGAGATTTTATTGTTCGTTTTGGATTAGTGTGGAATTTCTTTCAATAA